The following is a genomic window from Gimesia sp..
TTCCCGAATGTCGGCATGCCGGTCGATGGCTTCTTCGGCGCGAATGGCAACCGAAGGATTCTTCGCCTTCGTCAGTTTCTCGAGTGCATCTTCGGCAGGTCCAACCGAATTGGCTTTCCCCAGAATGTAGACCTGTTCGATCACGAGGATCGCGCGGACCGCGGCTTCGAGGCTGTCGCCCTGGGTCACCTTGAGCAGTGGCGGAACAACCTGTTCGCCAAACTTAGGCAGTTCCTGGGTCGCTTTCTGGCGGACCTGATAGTCATCGCTCTGGAGATCGAGAATGTAGTCAACCGCCTGTTGCGGCAGCGCTGCTGTTTCTTTTTCCTGTGAGTACACAGGCGAACCGGTCGTGAGCAATGACAGGGCCAGTGCCCCCGCGAGCAGGGATGCGAAACATGATTTCATCTGGTTTGTACCTCTGGAATTAAGTGCGTCTTTTCAAGGGCGACTTCATTCCATTTTCGAACAAACCAGAGTGGAAATCAATACGAGACTTTATCCGAGCACCCGGAACAGGCGTTATTCTGCCTGTTTAAGTGTTTCCATCATCAGGCCGGGGCGATCGGTGGTGATACCGGTAATCCCCATCTCTACCAGTTTTTTCGCATCTTTGACGTCGTTGATCGTCCAGACAAAGACAGGCAGGCCGGCGGCTTCCGATTTCTGAATAAAATCGGCGGTGAGGAACCCGTTATAGCCGACATCCAGGCCATCCAGGTTCGCTTCTCTGGCTTTGCGGATGTAGTAGTCTGCATTGTGTTCCCAGCGACGGGTGACCTTGTTCTGCTTGACTTTGAAGACCCAGTAGGCTTTAAGCTCGGGCATTAATTGCTTGGCCTTGCGCATCGTGTCGTAGTCGAAACCGATCAGTGCCGTCTGGTCAGCTGCTTTGCCGGACGCTTGCAGATCGGCCTTGAGCTGCGGCAGAACCTCGGGGCCGCATTTGATTTCGATGAACAGCCGCTTGCCTGCGGGAATCGTTTTCAGAATCTGCGGGAGGGTCGGAATCCGTTCGTTGCGGTATTGAGCATTCTTCCAGGCACCGACGTCCAGGGTCTGGAGTTCTGCCAGCGTCTGTTCTGCCACATCCTTATCGCGCCCGCCGATCCGCTTGGTGGTCTTATCGTGATAGGCGACGATCTTACCATCGCTGGTGAGATAGATGTCGATCTCGACGGCATCAGCATTACGTTCCCAGGCCAGATTCACAGAGGAGAGTGTGTTCTCCGGGGCATCAAATGAGGCACCGCGGTGTCCCACAATTTCGACGGCTGAGAGGGGATTTGCAGCTGACACGAGAGTTAATCCTGCACAGAAAACGAGAAAACACACGGAACGCATCGACGACATCTGATCTGATCTCCACGAAAATAAGCAAACAGCGGTAAGGGGGTTTGATCCATCGTCAGTTATATAAAAGCATATTAACGACTTGTAAAGAAACGATGAAAACCGGAAAGTGACCGCGGGAGGCCGCCGTGGTAGCTTCTGTTCAGAAGCGAATCCCGCTGCTAAGCGAAATAACGGCTGACAGATTCGGGCCATTCCTTGACGACTGGCAGTATCACTTCTAAACTCGCTTTTTGCAAACAATCTTTGAGAAAGATCAGATTTCCCGCGATCTCTCGTTTGCTTCGTCTGATATGAAATTCTTCCAGGGAGCCGCACAGGTGCAAATTCAGGTCAACGGTGAACCCCGCGAGGTTCCCGATGCTTTTACAGTGGCTGAACTGCTGGTCCAGCTTGAACTGCAGCCCCGCTATCTGGCTGTTGAACGGAACCTGATCCTGATTCCCCGTGAAAAACATGCCAACTGTCAGCTGGAGGCCGGGGATCGTCTGGAAATCGTAACGCTGGTAGGCGGTGGATAACTATTATGGCAACAATTGGCGATACCGAATCGGCCCTGGTACTGGGCACACATCATCTAAACTCCCGACTGATCGTCGGCACGGGTAAATACACCACGTACGAACTGATGCAGGAAAGCCTGGAAATCAGCGGTGCGGAAGTGATTACCGTCGCCGTGCGTCGGGAACGATTGATCGACGCCGACGGCCGGAACATTCTGGACTTCATCGACCTCGATAAATACACGATCCTGCCGAACACCGCCGGCTGCTTCTCCGCAGACGATGCCGTGCGTGTCGCCCGGATGGGACGCGAAATTCTGCGGGGCCTCGAAAACCCGGGAGCCGACTGGGTCAAAATTGAAGTTCTGGGCGATACCAAAACCCTGCTCCCCGACCCGGTCGCCACACTCGAAGCGACGAAACAACTGGTCGACGAAGGCTTTTCGGTGCTCTGCTATTCCACCGACGATCCGATCACCGCGAAGCGTCTGAAGGACGCAGGTGCGACCTCGGTCATGCCGGCGGGCAGCCCCATCGGCAGTGGTCAGGGAATTCTGAACCCGAACAATATCCGCATCTGTCTGGAGTACCTCAAAGAGGACGACCCGGACTATCCGGTGATTGTCGATGCGGGCGTGGGAACCGCCAGCGATGTCACGATCGCCATGGAACTGGGTTGCGACGGCGTGTTACTCAATACGGGTATCGCCGGCGCGCAGGATCCCGTCCGCATGGCCCGGGCCATGAAAAACGCAATTGAAGCCGGCCGCGACGCTTATCTGGCGGGACGCATTCCCCGCAAGCTCTACGCCACGGCCTCCAGTCCCGAAACCGGGATTATTGCGCCAAAGGCTTAATTTCCCTGGTCGATTGATTTTTCCCGACCGGTTTGATTTTGCGGTCCTGCTTACGGGACTGCTCTTTCTGCCAGGGGGGCTGACGTTCGGCTGAGATCACGACCTTGATCTGATTCAAACCGGCGATTCCGCCCGTCTGGCCTGAGGTGCGGACGACTTTCCAGCTGGAAGTCGCATCCATCACGCCCCCTTCACCCAGTGCGCGATTGAGTTTTGCCAGCGCGGTCGAGAGGGCTTCTTCAAACGAGCCTTTCGAGGAGACGCCGGTAAACGTTCTGCGAATCGGCTCCATTTCGTGCCCCTGATCGAAGTGGATGACTTTGACACCCTGGTTCTTACCGTGCACGCGAACTCCTTTGACCCAGGCGGGCAGATCGGTCCAGACATCCGAGGCTTTGACTTCCGAGATGACCGTAATCGCGATACCGGTCGGCGGTTTGGCTTTGAGATAATAATCCTGAATGCCGTCTTCGGGAGGTTTGACATACACGGCTCGATCAAGATGCACGTCGGTGTAACCGCCGGTGGGAACCTCACCCACTACATCCAGGATCAGCGTGGGCGGTTTGGATTTCTGCAGCTGGTGTGAGACACTCAGAATTTTCTCGACGGTGATGGCTTCAGACTTCGATTTTTTCTTGTCTGCCTGTACCAGCGAAGTGCTGGCGCAGACACAGGCGACTGCCAGCAGGACGATTTTAAGTTGCTTCGTAGACTTCATCGGACTCCCTCCAGGTTAGAAATGGTCAAGGGAACATGCAGAGCGACTCAATTCCCTGCGACCCGCGGTCTCTTTGACGCAGGCCACGCCGCTCCTGTTCCCGGAGATCGAACAATCTCCCGTCAGCCCGGCTGTTTGCCTGCTACAGATTCGCTATCTTGCCTCGATAACCTTCCACTGGTCTTCGGTGGAAAAAGGATCGATGAGTTGTGCCAACCCTGCATCGGCCAGTTCCTGTCCGGAGACGAAGCGTCCGGGGCGCGTCCAGCGATCGAGAACGCTCTGTCGGCAACCAAACAGCTGTGCCTGGAGACGATCGAAATCGGTTTCCAGTACTTTAAAATGTCGTGCCCACTCTGCGGCTTCTTCGAGGCGAACCTCGTCTTCGCTCTGCCAGCGAATCGGATGAAACAGCAGCGTGGTGTATATGGTAACGAAGCGATGCTTACAGGCGGCAAACGGCAGGATGGCAGCGGAAGAGCATTCACCCAAAGCCACGCCAGCCACGTTAAGCTGCCTCAATCGGATCAGACTGGCCAGTGTCAGACC
Proteins encoded in this region:
- a CDS encoding glycerophosphodiester phosphodiesterase yields the protein MSAANPLSAVEIVGHRGASFDAPENTLSSVNLAWERNADAVEIDIYLTSDGKIVAYHDKTTKRIGGRDKDVAEQTLAELQTLDVGAWKNAQYRNERIPTLPQILKTIPAGKRLFIEIKCGPEVLPQLKADLQASGKAADQTALIGFDYDTMRKAKQLMPELKAYWVFKVKQNKVTRRWEHNADYYIRKAREANLDGLDVGYNGFLTADFIQKSEAAGLPVFVWTINDVKDAKKLVEMGITGITTDRPGLMMETLKQAE
- the thiS gene encoding sulfur carrier protein ThiS, producing MQIQVNGEPREVPDAFTVAELLVQLELQPRYLAVERNLILIPREKHANCQLEAGDRLEIVTLVGGG
- a CDS encoding thiazole synthase translates to MATIGDTESALVLGTHHLNSRLIVGTGKYTTYELMQESLEISGAEVITVAVRRERLIDADGRNILDFIDLDKYTILPNTAGCFSADDAVRVARMGREILRGLENPGADWVKIEVLGDTKTLLPDPVATLEATKQLVDEGFSVLCYSTDDPITAKRLKDAGATSVMPAGSPIGSGQGILNPNNIRICLEYLKEDDPDYPVIVDAGVGTASDVTIAMELGCDGVLLNTGIAGAQDPVRMARAMKNAIEAGRDAYLAGRIPRKLYATASSPETGIIAPKA
- a CDS encoding ATP-dependent Clp protease proteolytic subunit, coding for MTKRRRTSTESNLKSYPEKARSLRSFVPQDKEPDWEISLSGDLGDKESDLVARLVDVPRSSRGTIYFDSPGGSVYAGLTLASLIRLRQLNVAGVALGECSSAAILPFAACKHRFVTIYTTLLFHPIRWQSEDEVRLEEAAEWARHFKVLETDFDRLQAQLFGCRQSVLDRWTRPGRFVSGQELADAGLAQLIDPFSTEDQWKVIEAR